TCGGGCCTCTCCTATGCACCCCTTCCACTCCCAACTTTTTTTGTACAAATCAGAGCCAGGCCCCTGACTCATGCTGACCTTGGGCCGTGAACCGGGGACTGGAGTTCTGGAAATGGCAGTCAGCTAGTCCTAAGAACACTTGTATTGAGGGCCTGGGGATGAGCCTGCTGTTTCTGCACTCACTACTAACCGTGGCTGCCCCTGTATGCTGTGTTCCTGGCCAGGCTTTGACCTTTTGGAGCACTAGCTTAGTCACCTCTGAAAGCTGTGTGGCAGGGACACCTGCATGATTGGAGAGAATGTGAACATTTGGTCAACTGACTTGGGCCACAGAGCTAGGGATATTTGTTGTGTCGCTCCCTAGGTGTATCAAGTATGTGCCTGAATCAGAAAAGACAGGTTCCAGCATGTGCGAAGGCCCTGAGGTGGAGTGAAGGAGGGAGAGCAGCAGGCTGTGGGGAGCAGGTTTGGCAGGCAGAGCAAGGCACGATGATCACCAGGAGGATGTTTGGGATGACCCTGGGGCTAGGCTCAGAGCATCCTGAGGTGCAGAAGACGGTCCCCAAACTTCCTCTGCTCTTTGCAGTGCTGGAGGCTCGGGTGCGGCAGCTGCAGGCGGAGAGCATGTCCCAGGTGATGGTGAAGAAGGGGCCAGTGGACTGGCCCCTGAAGGGCCGCAGCGGCCGCTGGGCCCAGAAGCTGGAGGCCGAgaaacagatgaagcagaagcGCCAGGAGAGATTTCTTGACCAGCAGAAGCAAAGCCACACACTGCTCACGGAGCCCCGGATCTGGAGCAAGAAGCTGGCCAGCTGCCTGCAGCAGAGCAAGAAGGGGGCACCTAAGAgctcagaggaggaggagcagcagctgaCCTGGGCCCTGCAGGCTGCCATGCTGAAGCTGAGTTCCTGCACCCCAGGCAGGATGCAGGCCAAGGTGGTGGAGGCAAACTTGTTGCTGCTCCAGCAGAAATTTCTGGCTTTCTTTGAGTGCTGCGCCTGCACTGACAACATGCCCCTTGCCCACCACGTGCTGGTCACTCAGCATAGCAAGTGTGACAGGCAGCAGCTGCTTACGCTGGACATGTATAACACCGTGATGCTCGGCTGGGCCCGAAAGGTGAGCCTGCTTCAACTTCCTTCAGGCTTCTCAGGTAGAAAACTCTTCCcttaaaaaccaccaccaacaacaaaaacaaacagaggaGCCTGctcgtggtggtgcacacctttaatcctggccctcagaggcaggcgggtctctgagttcaaggccagcctggtctgcaaagtaaAAACCGGTTCTCCTTCCCCACTGAAAATAAGAAACTGAGAATACCTGAAGTGTAGTTCTGTGTGGGGCTTCTGAGCCTCCTGTCCTAGTGGCCCTGAAGCTTGGGGACTTTTGGTGCTCCAGGGTCGGGAACTTGCTCTTTTTCATAAATTCCCGAGCTGGAAACCTGTGCTCTGAGTTGTTTCTTCCCCAGCACCTTGGCAGGGCAGGAGAATGTCAGTCTAGGAGTTCAAAATGAGCCTGAGAAACACAACAagaccttttccttccttccttccttccttccttccttccttccttccttccttccttccttccttccttcctttctttctttctttctttctttctttctttctttctttccaagacagggtttttctgtgtagttctgactgtcctggaactccctgtctggaccacgctgaccttgaactcacagatccacctgcctctccctccctagtgctgggattaaaggcgtgcaccagtaCACCtgacccttttttttttgtgtgtgtgtgatttatttttattttatgttcattggtgtttggcctgcatgtatgtctgtgagggtgtcagaagccctgcaactggagttacaggtgtgaggccatgtgggtgctgggattgagctcaggtccccGGAAGATCatctgctcttaactgctgagccgtctctcccgCTCTTAAAGAGcttatttcaaagagaaaatgagaaaaggaatataagacagatgggagacagaatctctgaatttgaggctagcctgatctgcatggttccaggccagcaaacaaacaaacaacaacaaaaaataagccaacatcgggctggagaggtggctcagtggttaagagcactggctgctgttgcagagaagctaggctcagttcccagcacccacatgacagttccaggggatctgacaccctcacacagatgtacGTGCAAGcacaacacccatgcacataaatcatgaataaataaatcattaaagcCAGCAATAAAACACAGACAGGTAGGTTTTGGAGCTCAATGGTAGACCACATACctggcctgcaagaggccccaggttcaaatCTCCAGTAATGCAGTGTTCCTCAGAAGGACACCCTGTGGTCCACCTGTTCCTAGGTCCCCTCCCAAATCACTGATGTAGAGAGTAGGTTTCTAGGGATCTCAGAGAAGGAGGTCCAGGTGCCATTGGTCCTcactgccccaccccttcccccaggGCTCCTTCAAGGAGATGGTATACGTGTTCATCATGCTGAAGGATGCTGGCCTTTCCCCCGACCTGTGGTCCTATGCAGCCGCACTCCAGTGCATGGGACGCAGGGACCAGGATGTCCACACTATCCAGAAGTGAGTCAGGAATGTGCTGGGCGGCCCTGTCCTGGGGGCAAGGTAGCCCCTTGAGTGCTCAGCTTACGCCGTCCCACCCCTTTTGCCTCAGGTGTCTGAAGCAGATGAAGGAAAATGGCTTTCAGCCTCAGCAGCTCTTCACTGACCTGGCCCTGGCAGGAGAGGAGCAGGCCGCACTGCTGAGAGCAGTGGTCAAGGCTGAGCCTGCCTTCAGTCCACCACCACAGGCGCCAAGTCCAGTCAACACGTCCACACTGCTCAGGGAGATCTATGCCAAGGTGAGCCCCAGGCACGAAGCCACCATGGCAGcctcatttcctttcctctgcATCGGGAAGACTCACCTTCACAGGTGAGCTTTCTCTGGATTCTCCTGTCCTGGACATTTTCTGTCATGGAGCCTGATACTGTGTGGCCTTTTGTGCCTGGCTCACTGATGACAGTGTCCTCAAGGTCCCTCTATACTGTGGTGTGTATTGGAGCCTTGTTCCTATTCATGGCTTAGTAGTATTCTAGTGTTCATTTGTCCATGGATGCTGGACTGTTCTGAGTACACGTGTCAGGTGCCTGTGTTCCAGCTGTTGAGTACATGTGTTGGGTGTCCAGATGTTGAGTACACGTGTCAGGTGTCCAGATATTGAGTACACGTGTCGGGTGTCCAGATGTTGAATACACGTGCCGGGTGTCCAGATGTTGAGTATACGTGTCAGGTGTCCAGATGTTGAATACACGTGCCGGGTGTCCAGATGTTGAGTATACGTGTCAGGTGTCCAGATGTTGAGTATACGTGTCAGGTGTCCAGATGTTGAATACACGTGCCGGGTGTCCAGATGTTGAGTATACGTGTCAGGTGTCCAGATGTTGAGTATACGTGTCAGGTGTCCAGATGTTGAATACACGTGCCGGGTGTCCAGATGTTGAGTATACGTGTCGGGTGTCCAGATGTTGAGTACACGTGTCGGGTGTCCAGATATTGAGTACACGTGTCGGGTGTCCAGCTGTTGAGTACACGTGTCGGGTGTCCAGCTGTTGAGTGCATGTGTCAGGTGCCTGTGTCAGGTGTCCAGCTGTTGAGTACACGTGTGTTCAGTTCCTAGTCCTCCAGATTATTTGAGTGGGCACACTTTGGCAGAGGCAGTGATGGGCTTCTTGCCTGCACAGGGTGGTCTGTCTCCTGTGCCCCTGCCTCACTTGCCTCTCTGCCCAGCAGAATGGTCCCAAGTCCTACCCGAAACTGCACCTGCCCCTGGAGACCCTGCAGGACCTTTTTTCCCAGCAGCTCCGTGTGGAGCTGAGTGCCAACGTCAGTGTCCAGTCGGTGGAGAAGGCCCCAGAAATGACCAAGGAGGTCATTGAGGCGGTAAGGGCTTCCCCCAGTCCAGGTCCTGGGAGATCTTGGCAGGAGATTCTAGCTCAGGTTGTGATGCTGCTCTCCCATAGCGGAAGACACTGAAGACGCTGCAAGGGCAGTGGGAAGTGGAGCTGCTGCGAGTCCTGCGGCAGACCAAGGCCACCATGGCCTGCCAGGCACAGGAAGGCCAGCCCACCCTCTACCCGTTCTTGTGCCTGCTCAGTGAAGGAGAGTTTGTCAGCATGCTGCTGCAGGTGGGCCAGGGCTGGGTGCCCGGGTGGAGGACAGGCAGCTGTATTCAGGCAACCACAGCTTCAACTCTTGTTGCACCTAGGTTCTGCGGGTTCTGCCATCACAGGGCGAGCCCCTCCTCCACCTGGCTCATGACCTGGGCCTTCGGGTCTTAAATCGGCATTTGGTGAAGCAGAAGCAGGTTACCAACCACGTGGAGAAGCTGGGACAGCGGTACTCGCAGTACCTCCGGCTGCTGGCTTCTAACACGCAGGTGAAGGGGGTAGACTTCCTGCTCATCACACTCCTTCACCACTCTCCTCAACACCCTCCCCAACTACATCAGTCTGTCCGAGTCTCGCTCCCTGTTTAGAGAACATGGGCAGCCCTGGGCTCTCCTGATCAGCTCTTCCTGCAGGTGGAGGCGCCCTTCCTTCCTCGGGAGTACTGGGAGTTGCTGGGCCCACCAGAGACCCCGCCACAGCAGCCCTGGTCCGTGCCGGTGCTGCTGCAGCTGGGAAAGCAGCTGGCTGAGTTGCTGGTGCAGGCTGTGCAGATGCCACGCAGCCTGGCTGCCCCGCAGGGCTCTTGCCGCCTCATCCCAGTGCTCTACCACGTGTACTCCTTCCGAAGCTACCGCCAGGTGAGCGGGCCGCCGCAGGGCCTGAATGAGGGCTTGTGAGAGGCCTAAAGATGCAGGGCAACATGGCTGTGCCATCCATTCCGTGGGGCTCTGACAACTCTGGGCAGCGCTGCTCTCTCATTCCTATCTGTTTTGGGATGTGTGTGGAGagctgggtgggggtgaggggttgtTCCCTCTTCCCTGTGTGGTGGCAGAGAGTGCCCGTGCTCAGCCCCTTGTGTCTGCTGTCTTCCCCAGGTCGGTATCCTCAAGCCTCACCCTGCCTTCACGCAGCTGCTAGAGACGGCAGCAGAACCCACACTAACCTTCGAGACCACAGAAGTGCCTATGCTGTGCCCACCGTTGCCCTGGACGTCACCGCACGCCGGGGCCTACCTTCTGAGCTCTACCAAACTGATGCGTGCCATGGAGGGCACCACGCAGCACCAGCATCTCCTAGAGCGCTGTGCTCCCGCCCAACTGCATGGTGCCCTGGACGCGCTCACGCAGCTGGGGAACTGCGCCTGGCGTGTCAACGGGCGCCTGCTAGACTTGGTGCTGCAGGTCTTCAGGGACAAGGGCTGTGTGCGCCTGGGTGTTCCTCCTCCACGCTCAGAGGCACCACAGCCAGCCCGGCAGcacctgccacccggctcctcgCCTGTGCACAAGGCGGAGCTGCGGAAGGAGCTGGCGCGCTGCCTCAAAGCTGCTCGGGAGATGCACAGCCTGCGCAGCGAAGCCCTGTATCGGCTGTCGCTGGCACAGCACCTGCGCGACCGTGTCTTCTGGCTGCCACACAACATGGACTTCCGCGGCCGCACCTACCCCTGCCCACCGCACTTCAACCACCTGGGCAGCGATTTGGCACGTGCGCTGTTGGAGTTTGCCGAAGGCCGGCCGCTGGGGCTGCGTGGCCTTGACTGGCTCAAAATCCACCTGGTCAACCTGACTGGCCTCAAGAAGCGTGACTCTCTGAGCATGCGCCTGGCTTTCGCGGACCAGATTATGGAGGAGATCTTGGATTCTGCAGACAACCCCATGACGGTGGGAATCGCGTGCTCTTTTCCCTAGCTGCTCCCATTCCTGCCTCTTGCTTTGTTACTCCCAGCCCGTTGTGCACTCAGATCTCTCAACCCCGACTCcagctgtctccttccctgcTGCCTACTATGTCCCTCTTAACGTGCCCAGTAGCAGCTGACAGCTGTCCCGTGAGTGGCCCTCCTCAtcgcccccaacacacacacacacacacacacacacacacacacacacacgcacgcacgcacgcgcgcgcgcgcgcttgcCTGGTGTCACCTGAGCTGCCCTGGCTGGCTTTTGCTGACCCCTGAGTCCTGTGGGTCTTATGCTCCACAGGGCCGGAAATGGTGGATGGAAGCTGATGAGCCCTGGCAGACCCTGGCCTGCTGCATGGAGATAGCACAAGCAGTCAGGTCCCCAGACCCCGCTGCCTATATCTCCCACCTGCCGGTTCACCAGGTGAGCCCGTGAGTTGACTGCCCCCCTGGGACCTGGTACTTGCAGTGGGGTCTCATCTTTAACTGGGATTGCCCTGTGGAACTGGCCTCCTGATACAGTGGCTTTGCTTTGTAAGGGAGGCGGGTCCCCAGTCTCCCGAAGACCTCTTTTTTTATTTGCACTGGGATGCTGGATGATGCCTGTTTTACTTGGGCTCAGCTCATGAGCACCCCTTGTGGCCAGGATGGCTCCTGCAATGGTTTGCAGCATTACGCTGCACTGGGCCGGGACAGCGCTGGTGCAGCCTCTGTCAACCTAACGCCCTCGGACCTGCCCCAAGATGTGTACAGGGAGGTGGCAACACAGGTGGGTGCCAGGGCCCCTGTCCTTTCTTGCTGATGTCTGAATAGAATCCCATAGAATCCCTGGTGGGGAGGTGGCGTGACAGGGCTTCCTTGCTTCCTGACCCCATCCAGGTGGAGGAGTTCCGCCAGCAGGATGCCAAGGAGGGCCTGCAGGTGGCCCAGGTGCTGAAGGGCTTCATCACCCGCAAGGTGGTGAAGCAGACCGTGATGACCGTGGTGTATGGGGTTACGCGCTACGGTGGGCGCCTGCAGATAGAGAAGCGTCTGCGCGAACTCAGCGACTTCCCCCAGGTGTGCAGCCTGCCAGGTCCCCACCTGCGTGCTCCCTTCAGCACTGGGACCTGAGCCTCGGTCTTCCCAACAGTGGTAGTCCTGTAGCCCTGGATTCTGGCTCTGGGCCAAGGGGAGAGGCAACCTGCTAGCCCCACCCACCCGCCTGCCATTCACGTCACCCTCTGCCCCCGCAGGAGTTTGTTTGGGAAGCTTCACACTACCTCGTGCGCTTGGTCTTCAAAAGCCTACAGGAGATGTTCTCCAGCACCCGGGCCATACAGGTGAGTCGCTGCCCAACTCTCCCTGGGGGGCGGGGCGGGCCTCCCCCCTGTGGCCTGCCCATCTGACCAGGTGTACCGTCACACCCTCAGCATTGGCTGACAGAGAGCGCCAACCTCATCTCTCACGCGGGCTGGCCTGTGGAGTGGGTCACACCCCTGGGTATCCCCATCATACAGCCCTATCACCGTGAGGCCAAGGTCCAGGTACCCGGGaaggcccctcccctcccctcccctcctcccgcccaGGATTGCACTCACCAACCCCCAACCCCGGCCTGCAGGTGAAAGGCGGCATCCAGAGCATCACCTTTACCAGCTCCATGAACATCAGTCAGTGAGTCCCGGAtgcggggaggggaggggctgggagatagACGGGCCAGGAGGGTGCCAGGCCTAGCGCTTCTGGGTCCACAGGAAGCCCAACACTCTGAAGCAGAAGAATGGCTTCCCACCCAACTTCATCCACTCCCTGGACTCCTCCCACATGATGCTGACCGCCCTGCACTGCTACAGGTGTGTCCCAGGGGCAGGCACACACTTGCTACAGGTGGACCCACGGTACATGCGTGGGCAGTCCATCTGTGATGTAGCTGTATCTCTGGGGCTGCGGTGACGCGGCAGGACAGTGATGATGGGGTTGCGTGTAGTGGGTAGACACTGCCAgtgaagggcagggcagggtcctTGTGCCCGGCGCCTGCCACTGGACTGAGCTGGGATTTGAACGGGCGAGTGGTTTGAGGGTGTGTGAGGTTAGTGTCTTCCTGAACATCTACTGCTTAGAGCACTGGGAACCTGAGTGTGCTGGGGACTCAGAATGAGGTTGGGGGCAGTGAGCAGGCAGCAGCTGCCTCACTCGGCCTCTCCCTGGCCAGGAGGGGCCTGACCTTCGTCTCTGTGCACGACTGCTTCTGGACGCATGCCGCCGACATCCCGGTGATGAACGAGGTATTTCCAGCCCCTACTCTCAGGGACCCCACGAGTCTGTACCTGTACCATGGGTGACTCAGAGCTGTCACCCCTCAGGTGTGTCGCGAGCAGTTTGTACGCCTACATAGCCAGCCAATCCTGGAGGACCTGGCTAAGTTCCTGGAGAAGCGGTTCTGCTCTGCCTACAGGTAAGTGGCCCCTCTTCCTGAGGCCTggtccctgcctgctgcctgttccCCTACTCATGTCCTGTTTAAACCACCAGGTCCCTGAAGCCATCGGAACTTGCCCTGGTCACCAAACTGCAGGAGACACTACGGTCCCTGCCAGAGACAGGTAAGGGTTTAAAAAGGGGTTTTAAAAGGGCACTGGCCCTTCGAGGCATGTCCAGTTGACCTAGCCTCAGCTCCATGCTCTTTTGGCTCCGCAGGTAACTTCGATCTGGGGCAGGTGATGAGGTCCACCTACTTCTTCAGCTGACCCACCCCGTACTGTCCCTAGACTTGTGCAtagtgtaaataaatatttgagtctGTGTCCGCTTATGCCAGCCGCCACTTTCTGGCGGCGCACAAACCCACCAAAGCAAGCAGACTCGGCGCTGGGCGCCAATGCTGTCGTTTATTGCGCGGAATGAGGTGTGGGTTAATGGGGCGTGGGGGCCGCTGCTGCCTCAGCTCGTCAGTACATTCATGGCGACGGCGGGGACTCAGCCTTGCCCCCACACCGGCTTGGCCGTGAAGCCCGCCCCTGGGTGCCTGAGGGAGGTCACTCGGACGCGTGGACAGGGGCCAGGCTGGTTATTGCATGAGCTTGCCGGGCTGGGGCAGCGGAAAGCCGGCGGGCCGAGTATTGCACTTGATCCATATCCTTCCTTGGCAGGGCATAGCCAGGTTCTTGGCCGGGGCCGCCCCGTCCCCGTCCCAGATTGGGGCTGAGGCACCGAGGTGATCGCGCCCCTCCCTCTCCCGTGCGCGGCCGCAGCTGGGGCAGGGGCAATGGGGTGGGCGCAGGGCGATGGGGGCGGGTGGGCAGCCGGGCGCAAGGCCGCCCGCCGCCTAAGCTACCTAAGTCCCTCTATGGCTTCTGCGCGGGCACGGGAAGGCGCGAGGCATGGCTTTGGTGTGGATGATGGCCCCGCCCAGCCCGCGGGGCGGCGCGCAAGGGTCACAAGTTGGAAGAGAGGCGCGAGCGCGCAGTGTCCAGGGGGTCCAGACCACCCGCAGCGCCGGGGGAGGCTGAGTCCCTGCGGTCCGGGCTGGGTGCAGCGGTCCGGGCGGTGGGCGCGGGTCCCAGGCGTGGCGTGGAGCTGCTGGCCGGGCGCGTGGAGGCCGTGGGGCTGGGCGTGGGTGCGCCGTGGGGCAGCGAGGGCTGCGAGGCGGACAGCGGGCGCGAGGCTCGGCTCAGACGGCGCGCGGGCAGTGCGGGTCCCACGCGGGTGGCTGGGGAGCCGGGTGCACCGTAGGGCGAGGTCCGCGGTGCCCGGGGACTGGAGGGCGCGGCCGGGGGACTGGCTGTAGACGGCCCTGGTGAGGCTGCAGGAGGCGGAGGCCCTGGGGGTGCGCGGCGCATGAGGCGTGGGGAGCCGAGTGCCAGGGGCCCCACGAGCGGGCGCGCCACCTGCGGGCAGAAGCTCATGGCCACGGCCTGCTGCAGCGTGGCAATGGCTGAGGTGAcctgcggtggtggtggtggtgggaagagCCCCACATGCTGACCCAGCTCTGCCTGCTGCACCATTTCACGGTCATACTTGACAATCTCCTGGATGATAGCATTCTCCTGGTTGTTGAACACGCCCGAGCTGAGGTCGTGCTGAACCTTGTGCAGCAAGATGGAGTTCTTCTTGCCTGCGGGCAAAGCAGAGGTCAGCGCTAGCTTGGCCACCTGTCTCTGCAGCCGGTCTGAGTCCAGCAACAGGcatgttctcagcacccactgtaTTTCCTGTGTAGATTCCAAGTACTGAGTGCCTCTCGTGTGGCAAGTGCATGCTAATTGCCTGCCGCATACAGCAAGTGTATCCAGCATGCACACTCTGTAGAGAGTCCCtgtcgtgtgcatgtgtgtctgagcGCTTGCTGTGTGCCCTCTGATTCGGGCCACTATCTTAACACCTGGTTCCTATGTCCTGTCACCAGGAGCTCCtacctctccctgccttccatGCCTGACATAGAACTTTGCTAATGTGCCTGGTTTATAGAGCCAGAGCTGTTTCCACCAGGCCTTttcaccccagggcctttgcctGCTATGTTCTCTCCAGGAAGACACTGTGTCACCCAGGCACTCCTCAGCACCCTGTCCTTTCTGTATCCTGGGACCCCTCTCAGGCAGTCTGGTAGCTCACCGATGCGGTCCAGGCGGTCAATGGCCACGGTCTCAAAGGCACGCCGCATCATGGGGTACTCCTCCAGCACCTCGTTGAAATTATCTACACTTAGTGAGTAGAGGCGGCAGTAGGTGTCAGCCCGCACACTAGCTGTGCGCCGGCCCCTTGTgagcaggcagatttctgcaAAGACAAGAGTGAACCTCATGCCCTGTGCACAACTGCCCGCCCAGGACACACTCAGACCTGCCCAGGACACACTCAGACCCACCCAGGACACACTCAGACCCGCCCAGGACACACTCAGACCCGCCCAGGACACACTCAAACCCGTCCAGGACACACTCAGACCCGTCCAGGACACACTCAGACCCACCCGCTGCTGACTCAAACCCTCCTGGACCTCCCTGGGCTGGAGCTGTCCACTGTCTGGTTCCATCCAGATCTCTGCCTTGCC
Above is a window of Microtus pennsylvanicus isolate mMicPen1 chromosome 6, mMicPen1.hap1, whole genome shotgun sequence DNA encoding:
- the Polrmt gene encoding DNA-directed RNA polymerase, mitochondrial isoform X2, translated to MSALRWTRGAAGLGRALSSSGRRRPTSEEGTLSGLCSSRRSSAASPREQDAQKEWGHAELLEVLEARVRQLQAESMSQVMVKKGPVDWPLKGRSGRWAQKLEAEKQMKQKRQERFLDQQKQSHTLLTEPRIWSKKLASCLQQSKKGAPKSSEEEEQQLTWALQAAMLKLSSCTPGRMQAKVVEANLLLLQQKFLAFFECCACTDNMPLAHHVLVTQHSKCDRQQLLTLDMYNTVMLGWARKGSFKEMVYVFIMLKDAGLSPDLWSYAAALQCMGRRDQDVHTIQKCLKQMKENGFQPQQLFTDLALAGEEQAALLRAVVKAEPAFSPPPQAPSPVNTSTLLREIYAKNGPKSYPKLHLPLETLQDLFSQQLRVELSANVSVQSVEKAPEMTKEVIEARKTLKTLQGQWEVELLRVLRQTKATMACQAQEGQPTLYPFLCLLSEGEFVSMLLQVLRVLPSQGEPLLHLAHDLGLRVLNRHLVKQKQVTNHVEKLGQRYSQYLRLLASNTQVEAPFLPREYWELLGPPETPPQQPWSVPVLLQLGKQLAELLVQAVQMPRSLAAPQGSCRLIPVLYHVYSFRSYRQVGILKPHPAFTQLLETAAEPTLTFETTEVPMLCPPLPWTSPHAGAYLLSSTKLMRAMEGTTQHQHLLERCAPAQLHGALDALTQLGNCAWRVNGRLLDLVLQVFRDKGCVRLGVPPPRSEAPQPARQHLPPGSSPVHKAELRKELARCLKAAREMHSLRSEALYRLSLAQHLRDRVFWLPHNMDFRGRTYPCPPHFNHLGSDLARALLEFAEGRPLGLRGLDWLKIHLVNLTGLKKRDSLSMRLAFADQIMEEILDSADNPMTGRKWWMEADEPWQTLACCMEIAQAVRSPDPAAYISHLPVHQLMSTPCGQDGSCNGLQHYAALGRDSAGAASVNLTPSDLPQDVYREVATQVEEFRQQDAKEGLQVAQVLKGFITRKVVKQTVMTVVYGVTRYGGRLQIEKRLRELSDFPQEFVWEASHYLVRLVFKSLQEMFSSTRAIQHWLTESANLISHAGWPVEWVTPLGIPIIQPYHREAKVKGGIQSITFTSSMNISQKPNTLKQKNGFPPNFIHSLDSSHMMLTALHCYRRGLTFVSVHDCFWTHAADIPVMNEVCREQFVRLHSQPILEDLAKFLEKRFCSAYRSLKPSELALVTKLQETLRSLPETGNFDLGQVMRSTYFFS
- the Polrmt gene encoding DNA-directed RNA polymerase, mitochondrial isoform X1 — encoded protein: MSALRWTRGAAGLGRALSSSGRRRPTSEEGTLSGLCSSRRSSAASPREQDAQKEWGHAELLEVLEARVRQLQAESMSQVMVKKGPVDWPLKGRSGRWAQKLEAEKQMKQKRQERFLDQQKQSHTLLTEPRIWSKKLASCLQQSKKGAPKSSEEEEQQLTWALQAAMLKLSSCTPGRMQAKVVEANLLLLQQKFLAFFECCACTDNMPLAHHVLVTQHSKCDRQQLLTLDMYNTVMLGWARKGSFKEMVYVFIMLKDAGLSPDLWSYAAALQCMGRRDQDVHTIQKCLKQMKENGFQPQQLFTDLALAGEEQAALLRAVVKAEPAFSPPPQAPSPVNTSTLLREIYAKNGPKSYPKLHLPLETLQDLFSQQLRVELSANVSVQSVEKAPEMTKEVIEARKTLKTLQGQWEVELLRVLRQTKATMACQAQEGQPTLYPFLCLLSEGEFVSMLLQVLRVLPSQGEPLLHLAHDLGLRVLNRHLVKQKQVTNHVEKLGQRYSQYLRLLASNTQVEAPFLPREYWELLGPPETPPQQPWSVPVLLQLGKQLAELLVQAVQMPRSLAAPQGSCRLIPVLYHVYSFRSYRQVGILKPHPAFTQLLETAAEPTLTFETTEVPMLCPPLPWTSPHAGAYLLSSTKLMRAMEGTTQHQHLLERCAPAQLHGALDALTQLGNCAWRVNGRLLDLVLQVFRDKGCVRLGVPPPRSEAPQPARQHLPPGSSPVHKAELRKELARCLKAAREMHSLRSEALYRLSLAQHLRDRVFWLPHNMDFRGRTYPCPPHFNHLGSDLARALLEFAEGRPLGLRGLDWLKIHLVNLTGLKKRDSLSMRLAFADQIMEEILDSADNPMTGRKWWMEADEPWQTLACCMEIAQAVRSPDPAAYISHLPVHQLMSTPCGQDGSCNGLQHYAALGRDSAGAASVNLTPSDLPQDVYREVATQVEEFRQQDAKEGLQVAQVLKGFITRKVVKQTVMTVVYGVTRYGGRLQIEKRLRELSDFPQEFVWEASHYLVRLVFKSLQEMFSSTRAIQHWLTESANLISHAGWPVEWVTPLGIPIIQPYHREAKVQVKGGIQSITFTSSMNISQKPNTLKQKNGFPPNFIHSLDSSHMMLTALHCYRRGLTFVSVHDCFWTHAADIPVMNEVCREQFVRLHSQPILEDLAKFLEKRFCSAYRSLKPSELALVTKLQETLRSLPETGNFDLGQVMRSTYFFS
- the Polrmt gene encoding DNA-directed RNA polymerase, mitochondrial isoform X3 codes for the protein MSALRWTRGAAGLGRALSSSGRRRPTSEEGTLSGLCSSRRSSAASPREQDAQKEWGHAELLEVLEARVRQLQAESMSQVMVKKGPVDWPLKGRSGRWAQKLEAEKQMKQKRQERFLDQQKQSHTLLTEPRIWSKKLASCLQQSKKGAPKSSEEEEQQLTWALQAAMLKLSSCTPGRMQAKVVEANLLLLQQKFLAFFECCACTDNMPLAHHVLVTQHSKCDRQQLLTLDMYNTVMLGWARKGSFKEMVYVFIMLKDAGLSPDLWSYAAALQCMGRRDQDVHTIQKCLKQMKENGFQPQQLFTDLALAGEEQAALLRAVVKAEPAFSPPPQAPSPVNTSTLLREIYAKNGPKSYPKLHLPLETLQDLFSQQLRVELSANVSVQSVEKAPEMTKEVIEARKTLKTLQGQWEVELLRVLRQTKATMACQAQEGQPTLYPFLCLLSEGEFVSMLLQVLRVLPSQGEPLLHLAHDLGLRVLNRHLVKQKQVTNHVEKLGQRYSQYLRLLASNTQVEAPFLPREYWELLGPPETPPQQPWSVPVLLQLGKQLAELLVQAVQMPRSLAAPQGSCRLIPVLYHVYSFRSYRQVGILKPHPAFTQLLETAAEPTLTFETTEVPMLCPPLPWTSPHAGAYLLSSTKLMRAMEGTTQHQHLLERCAPAQLHGALDALTQLGNCAWRVNGRLLDLVLQVFRDKGCVRLGVPPPRSEAPQPARQHLPPGSSPVHKAELRKELARCLKAAREMHSLRSEALYRLSLAQHLRDRVFWLPHNMDFRGRTYPCPPHFNHLGSDLARALLEFAEGRPLGLRGLDWLKIHLVNLTGLKKRDSLSMRLAFADQIMEEILDSADNPMTGRKWWMEADEPWQTLACCMEIAQAVRSPDPAAYISHLPVHQDGSCNGLQHYAALGRDSAGAASVNLTPSDLPQDVYREVATQVEEFRQQDAKEGLQVAQVLKGFITRKVVKQTVMTVVYGVTRYGGRLQIEKRLRELSDFPQEFVWEASHYLVRLVFKSLQEMFSSTRAIQHWLTESANLISHAGWPVEWVTPLGIPIIQPYHREAKVQVKGGIQSITFTSSMNISQKPNTLKQKNGFPPNFIHSLDSSHMMLTALHCYRRGLTFVSVHDCFWTHAADIPVMNEVCREQFVRLHSQPILEDLAKFLEKRFCSAYRSLKPSELALVTKLQETLRSLPETGNFDLGQVMRSTYFFS